One Helianthus annuus cultivar XRQ/B chromosome 12, HanXRQr2.0-SUNRISE, whole genome shotgun sequence genomic region harbors:
- the LOC118484713 gene encoding uncharacterized protein LOC118484713: protein MRDCFVFLGSFKRQVKYEENDRQNPLLIVNDNGYATAADELNNPTAAMTLILKSWLSGHWFRYLILVMCSPLLIPLVCVFSPFICVAEVCFCFCRRRRLKSDGLQPPPVVPTPVPRQQEDVKAKEKALCLVEMDMIGWFRW from the exons ATGCGCGATTGTTTCGTCTTTCTCGGTTCATTTAAACGTCAAGTAAAGTACGAAGAAAACGATCGTCAAAACCCCTTACTCATCGTCAACGATAACGGCTATGCAACCGCCGCCGACGAACTCAACAATCCGACGGCGGCGATGACTCTAATTCTCAAATCATGGCTCAGCGGCCACTGGTTCCGTTACTTGATCCTTGTGATGTGTTCGCCGTTACTCATCCCTCTCGTATGCGTGTTTTCCCCTTTCATTTGCGTCGCTgaggtctgtttctgcttctgCCGCCGTCGCCGGTTGAAATCGGATGGTTTGCAACCGCCGCCGGTGGTTCCGACGCCGGTGCCACGTCAGCAGGAGGATGTGAAAGCGAAGGAGAAG gcattatgcctagtggagatggatatgatcggctGGTTCCGCTGGTAG
- the LOC110894819 gene encoding ubiquitin-like-specific protease 1D isoform X2, with protein sequence MAEVIGSKRKNVLDNFNWKSVLDDDDSSDDRPPELIITKSKRENDVVDYTTKTNDELKDIISRHKGYLSSSTLRLKDNGDKLKATIRLCEAELQRRRNNNHKDGEDSTILLSDQSDDGASCRKDRSNQKSLASSTFGFMFSKKIDQDARTVNAFGEELSFFSPRQGRKTSQNGQLSNRGRSSQQSSSRSEQFRSPIALVDNRRHKVANSDKVHRSTTSIHRFYGTPAPQHQPSTKLKPKLPSSYNLVDEDIEEPYVSDTTLYAETLSDCMKDVEVHYPSRDDRNPVEVVYTDMECLAPEAYLSSTIMNFYIRYLQQSSSEDRTCNYHFFNTYFYNKLQNLNYTKDSFLKFRKWWKGVNIFEKAYIVLPVHESAHWSLGIICIPSKEDEIGPIVLHLDSLGGLHVSSSIFTTIRRFLTEEWNYLRNSEVPLDIPIMDEIWENLDHRIIDRKMQVPQQKNSYDCGLFVLYYIERFIKEAPERLTKKDISMFGKQWFLPEEASSLRVRINNLLVQEFKIAKEKETILSPKS encoded by the exons ATGGCGGAAGTGATCGGGAGCAAGCGGAAGAATGTGTTGGACAACTTCAACTGGAAGAGTGTGTTAGACGACGACGACTCATCGGACGATCGTCCACCGGAgctcatcatcaccaaatcaaaACGGGAAAACGACGTCGTCGATTACACAACCAAAACCAACGATGAACTAAAAGATATCATTTCCAGACATAAGGGTTACCTTTCCAGTTCCACTCTTAGGTTAAAAGATAACGGCGACAAGCTCAAAGCCACTATCCGCCTATGCGAAGCGGAACTCCAACGACGTCGTAACAATAATCACAAG GATGGTGAAGATTCAACCATACTACTTTCCGATCAAAGCGATGATG GTGCATCATGTAGGAAAGATAGAAGTAATCAGAAATCTTTAGCTTCATCAACATTTGGATTTATGTTTTCTAAAAAGATTGATCAAGAT gcGAGGACTGTGAATGCCTTTGGTGAAGAGCTGTCTTTCTTCAGTCCCCGTCAAGGAAGAAAGACGAGTCAAAATGGTCAACTTTCAAATAGGGGAAGATCTAGTCAGCAATCATCTTCCAGATCAGAACAATTTCGAAGCCCTATCGCTCTTGTTGATAACAGGAGACATAAAGTCGCAAATTCTGATAAAGTCCACCGTTCTACTACTTCTATTCACCGTTTTTACGG GACCCCTGCTCCTCAACATCAGCCTTCAACGAAGTTGAAGCCTAAACTT CCTTCATCTTATAATCTGGTGGATGAGGACATTGAGGAACCTTACGTTTCGGACACAACACTGTATGCAGAAACATTAAGTGACTG CATGAAAGACGTTGAAGTGCATTATCCATCAAG GGATGATCGGAACCCCGTTGAAGTTGTTTACACCGACATGGAGTGTCTTGCTCCTGAAGCATACTTATCATCAACTATCATGAATTTTTATATACG ATATCTTCAGCAATCATCATCAGAAGACAGGACATGCAACTACCATTTCTTCAATACATATTTCTATAACAAGCTCCAGAAT CTAAACTACACGAAAGATTCATTTCTGAAGTTCAGGAAATGGTGGAAAGGTGTAAACATATTCGAAAAAGCTTACATAGTTCTTCCTGTTCATGAAAG CGCGCATTGGAGCTTAGGGATTATATGTATCCCATCTAAGGAAGACGAGATAGGCCCGATTGTTCTTCATTTGGATTCACTCGGAGGACTTCATGTCAGTAGCTCGATTTTCACTACAATTAGAAG GTTTTTGACAGAAGAATGGAACTACCTGAGAAATTCAGAAGTTCCTTTAGATATCCCCATCATGGATGAAATATGGGAAAATCTTGATCATAGGATTATCGACCGAAAAATGCAG GTTCCACAACAGAAAAACTCGTATGACTGTGGGTTATTCGTTCTGTATTATATTGAGCGATTCATTAAAGAGGCTCCAGAGAGACTAACAAAGAAAGATATATCAATG TTTGGAAAACAATGGTTTCTCCCAGAAGAAGCTTCCAGTCTAAGAGTGAGAATAAATAATCTACTTGTACAGGAATTCAAGATTGCAAAAGAGAAAGAAACCATCTTGTCTCCCAAGAGTTAG
- the LOC110894819 gene encoding ubiquitin-like-specific protease 1D isoform X1, producing the protein MAEVIGSKRKNVLDNFNWKSVLDDDDSSDDRPPELIITKSKRENDVVDYTTKTNDELKDIISRHKGYLSSSTLRLKDNGDKLKATIRLCEAELQRRRNNNHKDGEDSTILLSDQSDDGASCRKDRSNQKSLASSTFGFMFSKKIDQDARTVNAFGEELSFFSPRQGRKTSQNGQLSNRGRSSQQSSSRSEQFRSPIALVDNRRHKVANSDKVHRSTTSIHRFYGRTPAPQHQPSTKLKPKLPSSYNLVDEDIEEPYVSDTTLYAETLSDCMKDVEVHYPSRDDRNPVEVVYTDMECLAPEAYLSSTIMNFYIRYLQQSSSEDRTCNYHFFNTYFYNKLQNLNYTKDSFLKFRKWWKGVNIFEKAYIVLPVHESAHWSLGIICIPSKEDEIGPIVLHLDSLGGLHVSSSIFTTIRRFLTEEWNYLRNSEVPLDIPIMDEIWENLDHRIIDRKMQVPQQKNSYDCGLFVLYYIERFIKEAPERLTKKDISMFGKQWFLPEEASSLRVRINNLLVQEFKIAKEKETILSPKS; encoded by the exons ATGGCGGAAGTGATCGGGAGCAAGCGGAAGAATGTGTTGGACAACTTCAACTGGAAGAGTGTGTTAGACGACGACGACTCATCGGACGATCGTCCACCGGAgctcatcatcaccaaatcaaaACGGGAAAACGACGTCGTCGATTACACAACCAAAACCAACGATGAACTAAAAGATATCATTTCCAGACATAAGGGTTACCTTTCCAGTTCCACTCTTAGGTTAAAAGATAACGGCGACAAGCTCAAAGCCACTATCCGCCTATGCGAAGCGGAACTCCAACGACGTCGTAACAATAATCACAAG GATGGTGAAGATTCAACCATACTACTTTCCGATCAAAGCGATGATG GTGCATCATGTAGGAAAGATAGAAGTAATCAGAAATCTTTAGCTTCATCAACATTTGGATTTATGTTTTCTAAAAAGATTGATCAAGAT gcGAGGACTGTGAATGCCTTTGGTGAAGAGCTGTCTTTCTTCAGTCCCCGTCAAGGAAGAAAGACGAGTCAAAATGGTCAACTTTCAAATAGGGGAAGATCTAGTCAGCAATCATCTTCCAGATCAGAACAATTTCGAAGCCCTATCGCTCTTGTTGATAACAGGAGACATAAAGTCGCAAATTCTGATAAAGTCCACCGTTCTACTACTTCTATTCACCGTTTTTACGG tagGACCCCTGCTCCTCAACATCAGCCTTCAACGAAGTTGAAGCCTAAACTT CCTTCATCTTATAATCTGGTGGATGAGGACATTGAGGAACCTTACGTTTCGGACACAACACTGTATGCAGAAACATTAAGTGACTG CATGAAAGACGTTGAAGTGCATTATCCATCAAG GGATGATCGGAACCCCGTTGAAGTTGTTTACACCGACATGGAGTGTCTTGCTCCTGAAGCATACTTATCATCAACTATCATGAATTTTTATATACG ATATCTTCAGCAATCATCATCAGAAGACAGGACATGCAACTACCATTTCTTCAATACATATTTCTATAACAAGCTCCAGAAT CTAAACTACACGAAAGATTCATTTCTGAAGTTCAGGAAATGGTGGAAAGGTGTAAACATATTCGAAAAAGCTTACATAGTTCTTCCTGTTCATGAAAG CGCGCATTGGAGCTTAGGGATTATATGTATCCCATCTAAGGAAGACGAGATAGGCCCGATTGTTCTTCATTTGGATTCACTCGGAGGACTTCATGTCAGTAGCTCGATTTTCACTACAATTAGAAG GTTTTTGACAGAAGAATGGAACTACCTGAGAAATTCAGAAGTTCCTTTAGATATCCCCATCATGGATGAAATATGGGAAAATCTTGATCATAGGATTATCGACCGAAAAATGCAG GTTCCACAACAGAAAAACTCGTATGACTGTGGGTTATTCGTTCTGTATTATATTGAGCGATTCATTAAAGAGGCTCCAGAGAGACTAACAAAGAAAGATATATCAATG TTTGGAAAACAATGGTTTCTCCCAGAAGAAGCTTCCAGTCTAAGAGTGAGAATAAATAATCTACTTGTACAGGAATTCAAGATTGCAAAAGAGAAAGAAACCATCTTGTCTCCCAAGAGTTAG
- the LOC110894820 gene encoding deoxynucleoside triphosphate triphosphohydrolase SAMHD1 homolog — translation MGAFRTTGSTTASPSMEDRRLWKHVHDNVHGNIYLDPLSLKFIDTEQFQRLRDLKQLGLSHMVYPGAVHSRFEHSVGVYWLAGNAIEKLKAHQGLELDIDHADIQTVKLAGLLHDVGHGPFSHLFEREFLPQVIPGSTWSHEEMSLKMIDHMVDEHNIDIDSGCLKKVKEMIIASSENAATKTSKEKLFLYDIVANGRNGIDVDKFDYIVRDSRACGLGCNFQFERLLDTMQVIDNEICYRAKEYLTVHKLFYTRADLHRTVYTHAKVKAIELMFVDALVKADNYLLVSSFIHDPSQYWKLDDSIIKTIETDDADELNESRDLIKRIRRRDLYQFCNEFTVPMDKLEHFKYVTAQDIVCSQKSGGINLREEDIAVSNVKIDLTKGRNNPLESINFFEDYDSKEKFPISKDQISHLLPACNQDLIVRVYSKKPELVEVVSQAFENFQLKMYGMKAQVHGTPERKRRRIFSGYPN, via the exons ATGGGAGCCTTCCGTACCACCGGTAGCACCACCGCCTCGCCGTCGATGGAGGACCGCCGTTTATGGAAGCACGTTCACGATAATGTTCACGGAAACATCTATCTCGATCCT CTCTCACTGAAATTTATCGACACTGAGCAGTTTCAAAG GCTTCGGGATTTGAAGCAGCTTG GTTTATCACACATGGTCTATCCTGGAGCAGTACATTCTCGCTTTGAGCATTCTGTTGGTGTTTACTGGCTTGCTGGTAACGCAATTGAAAAACTGAAGGCACACCAA GGCTTAGAGCTTGACATTGATCATGCGGATATACAGACCGTAAAACTGGCAG GTTTACTGCATGATGTTGGTCATGGGCCATTCAGCCATTTGTTTGAGAGAGAGTTTCTCCCTCAGGTTATTCCTGGCTCCACATG GAGTCATGAAGAAATGTCTTTGAAGATGATAGATCATATGGTTGATGAGCACAACATCGATATTGATTCTGGATGTCTAAAGAAAGTGAAG GAGATGATCATTGCTAGTTCTGAAAATGCTGCAACAAAA ACTTCCAAAGAGAAGCTTTTCTTATATGACATTGTTGCAAATGGTCGAAATGGCATAGATGTTGATAA ATTTGATTACATTGTTCGTGACTCTCGAGCTTGTGGTCTTGGCTGTAACTTTCAGTTCgaaag GCTGTTGGATACTATGCAAGTCATAGACAATGAAATATGTTATCGTGCAAAGGAAT ATCTGACGGTCCACAAACTATTCTACACTCGTGCTGATCTGCACCGTACAGTCTACACACATGCAAAAGTGAAG GCGATAGAACTCATGTTTGTAGATGCTCTTGTTAAGGCAGATAACTATCTACTTGTCTCCTCATTCATTCATGACCCATCTCAGTACTGGAAG TTGGATGATTCAATAATAAAGACAATTGaaactgatgatgctgatgaacttaatgaatcaagagatctgatcaagagaattaggagaagagacctataccag TTCTGCAATGAGTTTACTGTTCCCATGGATAAGCTGGAGCATTTCAAATATGTGACTGCACAGGACATAGTTTGTTCACAG AAATCTGGTGGCATTAATCTAAGAGAAGAAGATATAGCAGTCAGTAATGTCAAAATTGATTTgactaaaggaagaaacaatccacttgaaag CATCAACTTCTTTGAG GATTATGATAGTAAAGAGAAATTCCCGATTAGCAAAGATCAGATAAGCCACTTGCTGCCAGCATGTAATCAGGACTTGATAGTGAGAGTGTACTCCAAGAAGCCTGAACTG GTGGAGGTTGTTTCTCAAGCATTTGAGAATTTCCAGCTAAAGATGTATGGGATGAAGGCGCAAGTACATGGAACTCCTGAAAGGAAGAGGCGTAGGATCTTTTCAGGCTATCCAAATTAG